The Spartinivicinus poritis genome contains a region encoding:
- a CDS encoding TetR/AcrR family transcriptional regulator, giving the protein MSELREQLAQTIPYQGRKASRVGSEQRRRAILEAALNIVIKEGVRGVRHRAIAKAANVPLSATTYYFKDINDLISDTFSYFVELGNARLSNFWIEAEIAIRQQLSQSESVDTTKRRLLKHFTELAVSYIEQQVTDRRDELIAEQAFLLEALRSSHLRQLVHVHHQNLLKDLTRFYQLLGTTKPELDAVLTKAVVVEAEYYCLLDPSRYGREYIRAFLQRHIQLVLQIPDDEEVVN; this is encoded by the coding sequence ATGTCTGAATTAAGGGAGCAGCTAGCGCAAACCATTCCTTACCAAGGTCGTAAAGCCAGTCGTGTAGGGAGTGAGCAAAGACGCCGAGCTATTTTAGAAGCAGCACTTAATATTGTAATCAAGGAAGGGGTACGTGGCGTTCGCCACCGAGCAATTGCTAAAGCCGCTAACGTACCATTATCAGCAACGACTTACTATTTTAAGGATATAAATGATTTAATTAGTGACACCTTTTCTTACTTTGTTGAGCTAGGAAATGCCAGACTAAGTAATTTTTGGATTGAAGCTGAAATAGCTATTAGACAACAGTTGTCGCAATCAGAGTCAGTAGATACTACTAAGCGTCGGTTGCTTAAGCATTTTACTGAGTTAGCCGTAAGCTATATTGAACAGCAAGTGACTGATCGTCGTGATGAGTTGATTGCTGAACAGGCTTTTTTACTAGAAGCACTGAGATCTTCTCACTTACGACAGTTAGTGCATGTGCATCATCAAAATCTGTTAAAGGATCTAACTCGCTTTTATCAGCTGCTAGGCACAACTAAGCCCGAGCTGGATGCCGTATTGACTAAGGCTGTAGTGGTTGAAGCTGAGTATTATTGTTTGCTTGATCCAAGCCGCTATGGCCGTGAATATATACGAGCATTTTTACAGCGACATATTCAGTTGGTTCTACAAATCCCTGATGATGAGGAGGTTGTAAACTAA